CCGTGGTGGCCGCGGTCGTGCCGCGTGAGGGTACGGAGGTCACCCAGGACGAACTCCTGGTGCACCTCCGCTCGCATCTGGCGGGTTTCAAGGCCCCTAAGCAGATCTTCTTCGTGGATTCGCTGCCCAAGAACCCCAGCGGCAAGCTGCTCAAGCGGGTGCTGCGGGAACGCTTCAGCGTGGAGGCGAAGCCGGCAGGCTGAGCGCCGCTCAGGTGGTGTTCCGCTGACCGGGCGGAACTGTGTCCGGGCACACAGCGCCGGGGTTGACTCCCAGCATGAGCAACGAGATCACGCTGTCGGAAGCCCAGGAGTTCATCGCGCGATTCTGGTACCACTACGACCAGGGTCAGTTTGATGTGCTCGCCACGTTCGTCGCCGATGAGATGGAGTACCTGAGCCGCTCGGACTCCGGCAACTGCCCGTTCGAGGAACTTCTCGCGGCCGAACTGCACGGTGGCGCCGACACCCTGGCGTGGCTCAAGCAGCACCGCGACGAGAATCCGTATCCGCTGCGGCATCACGCCACCAACATTTTCCGGACCGGATCCGAAGGTGACGTCACCTCGGTCCGGTTCTACCTGTACGTCAACCAGGTCACCAACAACGTGCCGTTCGACGTGTCCTCCGGCGTGGTCACTGCCGGAATCCGCCGTGGCGAGCACGGATTGGTGTTCACGTCCCTGACGGTGCTGCTCGACGCCGAGGACTCGATTCCGTTCGCGGAGCACCGCGCCAAGACCGCCGCCGCGGCAGGCGCGTGAGCGCACTCGAGGTGTTCGGCGGCGGCGTCGCCGTCATCACGGGGGCCGGTGCCGGAATCGGTGCCGGCCTCGCCCGTCACGCCCATCGTCTCGGCATGTCGCTGGTGCTCGCGGATGTCGACGCCGCGGCGGTGGCGTTGCTGCGTGACGAGGTGATCGCCGCCGGGGGCAGCGCCGTCGATGTGGTGTGCGACGTGCGCGACCCGGAGGCGGTGGCCGAACTCGCCGAACGCACCTACCGCGACATCGGTCCCGTCCGGCTTCTGGTCAACAACGCCGGCGTCGAACAGTTCGGGTACCTCTGGGACACACCGGTTTCCAACTGGAACCGGGTGATGGACATCAATGTCAGCGGAGTGTTCCACGGCGTGCGGGCGTTCCTGCCGAAGATGCTGGCCGAGCCCTCGCAGTCCTGGGTGTGGAACCTGTCCTCGATCGGTGGGGTGGCCGCGGTACCGCTGCAGGCGCCCTACATCATCAGCAAGCATGCGGTGCTCGCGCTGACCGAATGCCTTCGACTCGAAGTGCAGTTGGCCGGCCACGACGACCATGTCCATGTCCAGGCCGTTCTGCCGGGGGCAGTGAAGTCCAACATCTTCGAGGCCGCCGGTGGTGTCGACGCCGACAGCGCGGGAACAGCCGTCAGCGCGGCGGAATCCCAGCGTGAGGCCATGCTCGACATCAAGGCCGCCGCCATGGATCCGGTCGAGGCCGCCGAGGTGGTGTTCGAACAGGCCGCGGAAGGCGCCTTCTACCTGCTGACGCAGCCCGAGTACGTGAGTACGGCGATGGCCGATCGTGCCCAGGTGCTGACCACACAGGTGCCGCCGCAACTGCGGACCACACAGCGTTTCGACCCTGACAAGCACTGAGGGCATGCGATGACTGGCGCGCACCGACCCACTCTCGACCCCGATGCGGCCGCGCGGGTGGCCTCCTTCGGGCCCCCGACACCGATACGGGAACGCGGACTTCAGGCCGTGCGGGAGGCGATCGAATCAGCACCACCGCCGGCCGACATGCCGTCGATGGCGGAGATCAGCGACACCACGGTGCCCGGTCCCGGCGGGCCGATCCCGGTGCGGATCTACCGCCCAACACCGGCCGATGGGCCTGCGCCCGTGATCGTCCACCTCCACGGCGGTGGTCTGGTGATGGGTTCCAACCGGTCGTTCGAGCCCCTGGCCCGCGCACTCGCGGCGGCCAGTGGTGCGGTCGTGGTGGCGGTGGACTACCGACTGGCGCCCGAGAACCCCCCGCCGGCACAGTTCGAGGATGCCCTGGCGGTCACCAGATGGGTTGCTGCCGAGTCCGATTCGTACGGGTGGGACGCCGGAAAGCTTGTGCTCTGCGGCGACAGCGCCGGCGGCGGCATCGCCGCGGCGGTCGCGCTCCAGCTGCGTGACCACGGCGGGCCGGCGATCTTCGCGCAGGTGCTGATGTACCCGGGCCTGGACCGCGACATGGCAGCACCATCGGTGCTCGCGCTGCCGGACGCGCCGATGCTCCTCCACGACGACATCGTCTACATGCATGATCTCGCCGACGTCGGCGCGGGTGCGCCCCACGACGTCCGTCGCGTGCCCGCCTATGCCAGAGATCTGACGGGGTTGCCGCAGGCCATCGTGGTGACCGCCGAACTCGATCCGATCCACAGCTGGGGCGAGCGGTACGCCGAGCGTCTGCGCTACGCCGGAGTACAGACCACCATCACCCGCTACCCCGGCATCTACCACGGGTTTCTGATGCGGTCCGAGGCCACCGCACGGGGACGTCTGGCCATGGCGGAGACCGGTGCCCTGCTGCGCGCCAAGTTCGCCAACCCGCTGCCGTTCTGAAACTCGACTGACCTCCCGATGGTTGGACACTTCAGCGCCGTACCCCGGTGCCACCGCACACAATCGGACGAAATGCCTGTCATGAGTGAAGGAGTCCTGTGATGCTCACCGAAGAGCGACGGATGGAGCTGTCCGACATCCTGCGCCCCGCATCGCCACCCCGCGAGATCAACAATGTCTACACCGACGATCAGCGGCAGCGCCTGCTCGACGTCGTCCGCAAGGACGCTCCCTGGTCACTGATCATCGCCCAGCACTTCGCCTCTCCTGAAGAGCTGATGGCGACGATGAGCGGGGCGTTCCCCGAGGGCTTCGAACCCACCCTGGACCTGTTCCTGACCCCGACCTTCCGCGGGCACCTGGCCAACCACGGCACCGTGCTCTACCCCGAACTGCATGACTGCTTCTACAACGCGCAGTTCCTGGAAGAGGCGAAGTCGTACTGGAACGCCGAGTACGCCAAGCCGCAGATGATGCTGTTCAACATCAACGGCCCGTGCTGCAACCGCGATCCCGGCCATCTCGATTCGCCGAGCTTCCGTGGCGTGCGCTACGAGAACGCACCCACGTGGCTGGTCAGCGTGATGGGCAAATCCGGCCTGTTCCAGGATTATCTGATCAAGATGGCTCAGGTCATCACGTGGTTCTCCCACGATGAGGGCAGTGGCTTCACGTACTGGCCCGAAGGCCCGCTCAAGGCACCCCAGCGAGTCCTGCCGCCGGTCTACAACCGCGGTGTCGTGGTGCAGAACGAGATGATGGTGCATCGCGGCGAGGCCAACGGCCCACTGGAGCAGCAGGTCCCGGCCGGACTGTCCTTCGACACCGTGTTCGCCGGCGATCCTGCCTCCCGTGACCACTGGGTGCTGCGCAACGGTGACGACGTGATCGCCCGGCACCACACCGACGAACTGCGGTTCCTGGTGCACTGGTCGGCTGAGGTCTTCTCGGATTACGACGAGCTCAAGAAGAACATGGACCACTCAGACGATCTGACGATCGACAAAGCGATCGACGTCATGGTCGACGACCTGGCCAAGAAGGGCATCAAGCTCGACATCCCGAGTGCGCCGCTGCATGATCCGGCGTTCATCGGTGCGCTGAATGCCGCCTACGACCTGGGCGGCCCGGCGACCTACCCCGAAGAGGCGCCGCTCAGCGCGTTCGTGCTCAGCTGAGCTGACGTTGCACTGTGGCCCCGGGGTTATCCCTGGGGCCACAATGTTTTGTGCGGAATTGCAGTCAAATCCGCTGAAAAGCATGCAATTCCGCACATTTTGACGGCGGAGCGGGCGGGCGGCGGAGGGAGCGGGGGCGGCGCGAGCGGGTCGGCGGCGGAGCGTGTGGGCCCGCTTACCTGGTCACGGCGTCCGCACCCGCACGCCGGCCGCCGAACACGCAGTCCGAGATCGACAGCCCGCTGACGTAGCTGTTGGAGCACACGCCGACGGCGTTGCGGCCCGCGGCATACAGGCCCGGCACCACCCCACCGTCGCGATGGACCACTGCACCGGTGTCCTCGTCGACCACCAGTCCGCCCAGCGTCAGGCCGGGGATGGGATAGAACAACGACGAGTCGGCGGAGATGTTGATCGAGTAGAACGGTCCGCGCTCCAGCGACGGGCACAGTGAGGGATCCTTATGCGCGGGATCGCCTGCTCCACTGTCGATCCCGCGGTTGTACTCGTCGACGGTCTTGCGCAGACCGGTGACATCGATGCCGTTCTTCTCGGCGATCCCCTCGATCGAGGCCGCCTTCTTGTGACCGATGGACCGCAGGTACCAGATCTGAAGTCGCTGGAACACGTGGGTCTGATCCTTGATCTGCGCCTTGATCTTTCGCCACGTGGCGGCGTCGTAGATCGCCCATCCGGTGCCACCGAATTCGCGCATCATGACGTTGCCGTGGGTGGCGCCGTAGAGATCCTCGTTGACGATGCGTCGCCCGTCCGCGCCGACGGTGAGCCCTTCCAGGAAGGCGCTGGGTGGGGAGAGGAAGCGCCAGGCGGTGACGTTGCCCATCTTGTCGGTCACGCCACCCGCATCCAGCCCGAGTCGAATCCCGGTCCCGTCGTCGCCGACGGTGCCCAGCGGTGAGATCTTCAGGAACTCCGGCGCATACCGCTTCACCCAATCGCGGTTGTTGATGAACCCGCCCGCCGCCAGGATCACGGCCCCGGCGCGGGCTTCAGCCCGCACGCTGGCCTCCGCACGCAGCCGTTCACCTCGGTCCACCGCGCCGGCGACGACGCTCGGCATCCACGTCCCCAGCTTCCCGGTGGCCTTGTTGATGCGCCGATGCCGTCGCGCATTCCGATGCTTGGTGTTCAGCACTGTGTATCGAACGCCGGTGACTCGGCCGTCCTCGTCTTGGATCAGGGAGTCCACATGCGCGAGCGGAATGAACTGGACGCCCTTGGCCAGGGCGGAGTCCCGCAGGTGCTCGAACAGGACGCGACCGGAACTCATTCCGGGTGCCAGCACGCGGTGACCGCGAGGGGCCGGTTGCGCGTGATCGGCATACGGATAGGCCTTCTCGTTGCCCGAGTAGTAGAGGTAGTTGTCGTCGGTGGGGTACGAGGTCTTGTACGACGGCACCGTACCGCCCCGGAACTCCACACCCTGGGCTTTGAGCCAGTCGATCAGCCCGGGACTCTGCTCGCAGAACCGCATCAGCGTCTCGGGTTTGACGGCGCCCGTCACCTCCTGCTCGAGGTAGGCGCGCATGTTCTCCACGCTGTCCTCGTAGCCGCCCGCCCGCTGCTCGGCGGTTCCGGCGCCGGCGTAGACGATGCCGCCGGAGTACGCCGTGGCGCCGCCTCCGTAGCCGCGGTCCAGCACCAGCACTCGGGCACCGCGATCCGCGGCTTCGATCGCTGCGGCGGCGCCGGCAGCCCCGAAACCGACGACGATGACGTCATACTCGCGACTTGTTGGCATCGATGCTCCCTGTCAGAGAACGGATTTGATCTGCTTGGCCACCAGTCGGGTGGTGCGCCGCGGTGCGATGCGGGACAGCGTGTAGAGAGCATGGGCATCCGCGCCGATGATCACCCGGTATCGGTTCTTCGCGATTCCCTCGACGATCCTCCTGCCGGCCACCTCGGGAGTGGTGGCCAGGACGCGTCGCCCTCCGGCGTCGAGCATCTCCACCCCGGAGTTCTGCGCCAGATTGGTCGACACATTGCCCGGAAACACCGTCACGACACGGACATTGGTGTCCGCGAGTTCACCGTCCAACCCTTCGCTGAACTGTTTCACTGCGCCCTTGCTTGCGCTGTAGAGCACCTGGCTGGCGAACGGCACCAGGGCCGAGAGGCTCGACATGTTGGTGATGTTGGCTTCGGGTCGCAACACCAGGACCGGCAGGAACGCCCTGCACATCTGCACGGTGCCGGTGTAGTTCACCGCCATCACGCGATCGGCATGGTCTGCCTCAAGATCGGCGAACAGCGCGAACCTCTGGGCGATTCCGGCGATGTTCACCAGGCCGTCGACCTGGCCATGAAAGTCGATGACATGGGCGGGCAACGCTGCCACCGCCTCCGGGTCGGTGATGTTCAGGACGTGAGTCGACATCCGCATGCCGGTGGCGCGGGCTCGCTCGGCCGTGACGGTGAGTCCGTCCTGATCGAGGTCCACGGCGGCGACGTGCGCTCCCCGCCGACTCAGGCCCAACGCGACTTCGCGCCCCATCCCATTGCCTGCGCCGGTGACGACGAAGACCTTATCCGAGATGCGCATGAGCACCTTCCGCCTGCGTGAACGCCATCCGAGTGCGGGTGAGGTGTATGGATTGAATGCGCCACTGTCCCGCGGTCTTGGTGTATGTCTCGTGGTAATGGCCCGCACCCGTGAGGGTGTGACCACCTGGGAAGTCGACGATGTCGGCCATTGCCCAGATGCCCGTTGCCGTCGTCGGGCTTTCCAGGACGATCTCGGGTGTGTGGCCGTGGTGCACGGTTGTGCATCCCTCGAGCACCCCTCGGATCGACGTGACCAGTTCGTCCACGCCCACCCATGTTTGACCCGCCGCATCGGCGCCCTCGGTGGCCACCGCATTGTCGAAGGTGCCGACGACATCGTCGGCGAACAGGTCGCGCCAGGCCTCCCAGTCCTTGGTGTCCAGATGCCGGAAGTATCGCGCCTTCAGCTGCCGAACGGCTTCGATCTCGTCCCACGTTGTGGGTTCCGTTGGGTCTGACATGGCTAACCCCTTCCGTCAGAGTCGAATCCGGTCTCGTCGAGCACTGGCAACGATCCGTGGCGGACCGCGGTCTCAATGGACTCCCGCAACTGAGAACAGAGCGGCGGAACGTCGTCGCGCGACAGCGGATAGCGGCGTTGCGTGCAGCGCGCGGTGGACTCGGCGTTCCACTGCACGCTGGTCTGTTCCCAGCTGCTCTTGCGCACCAGCACGCGTGCCCCGCACGTCCCGCAGTCGACCGGCCGCATCGGCGTGTCCGCCAGCCGGTTGTCGGGGCGGACCATCACTTGTTGACGCCGACCAGCCTCGGCAGGCGGCCGGCAGCGAGGTTGTCCTCGACCTCTTTCATCCACGCCTCGCGAGGACGCGTGGTGTCGATCTCGAACTCGAAGCGGTCCACCATGTCCGGAGTCACGTCGGCGGCGTCGACGTAGAACTGCTCGTACCACCGCCGCAGCTGGTAGACGGGGCCGTCCTCCTCGCACAGCAGCGGGTTGTCGATGCGCGCCTTGCGCTTCCAGATCGCCACGTCCTGTTCGAAGCCCATCTTGACGAAGTCACCCAGTGCGGTGGCGATCTGCATCGCGATGTCCTCGGGCACCGCCTCGGACTTCTCGACCGTGATCCCGTACTGCAGCACAAAGGAATTCGCGTCGATCGGGTAGTGGCAGTTGAGCAGGACCGTGCGCTGGTCACCGTGCTCGTAGTGGTAGGTCAGATCGTCGATCATGAATGACGGCCCGTAGTAGGAGGCCACCGACGTGGTTCCGAGGATTTCCGCACCCTCCCCGGAGCCGAGGTCTGGCCGCGCCTCACTCTTGTAGTACTGCGTGGCGACGTGGCCCTCGAAGATGTTCTTGAATCCCGTCGGGAGGCCACCGTGGATGTAGAAGAAGTGCGCCATGTCCACGACGTTGTCGATGATCTCGCGGCAGTTGGTGTGGACGGTCGTGGTGTACCAGTGCCAGTCGGTCCACTGGTCGGTGCCGACACCCTCGATTCGGGGAATCGTCACGTCGGCCGGCGGAGCCTTCTTCTCGGGGTCGTTCCACACGAACAACATGCCGTCCTGCTCCAGGGTGGGCCAGGTCGCGGTGCGGGCGAGTTTGGGCACCCGACGGCTGTAGGGGATCTGCTTGCACCGGCCGTCACCGCCCCAGCGCCAGTCGTGGAACGGGCAGGCCACCTCGTTGCCCTTGACCTCGCCGTCGGACAGGTCACCGCCCATGTGCCTGCAGTAGGCGTCGAGCACGTTGATCTTGCCGTCCTCGCCGCGGAACACCACGAGCTTCCCGCCGAAAGCACTGATGGCATGCGGTTTTCCGTCGCCCAGATCACGAGTCAGGCCAATGCAGTGCCACCCTCGCGCGTAGCGGGTCGGTGCGGCCTGCGCCTCGATCTGACGAACCTCTTCGACGCCGTCGGGCTGCAACGAAGTCATTTCGGCCATCCTTGGTGTTATTGCTGACAGGAACATCCCCGTTCTAACACCGGAGCACCGGCGTGCCGGGGTCATGTTCCACTGACCGGGCAGGGCCCAGACACCGCGCACCAGCCGTTGTGAGAATCGGCCGGTGAACGATCCGCAGAACCTCACCGTCGATCTGCTCGTTGTCGGTTCCGGCACCGGCATGGCCGCGGCGCTGGCCGCCCATGAACTCGGGCTGTCGACGCTGATTCTCGAGAAGACGGCCTATGTGGGCGGGTCCACCGCACGTTCCGGCGGCGCGTTCTGGATGCCGGCCAACCCCATCCTGGCGGAGTCCGGATCCGACGACACCCTGGCTGCCGGGCACACCTACATGGACGCCGTGGTCGGCGACGCCGCGCCGCTCGACCGCGCCCACGCCTTCGTCGACAACGGGGCGGCGACCATCGAGATGCTTCGCCGCATGACGCCCATGAAGTTCCTGTGGGCCAAGGAGTACTCCGACTACCACCCGGAAGCGCCCGGCGGCAGCGCATTGGGCCGGACCTGCGAATGCCGCCCCTTCAACACCGCTGTCCTGGGGCCGGAATTGGCACGTCTGCGGCCCGGGGTGATGAAGTCCTCGTTCCCCATGCCGGTGACCGGCGCCGACTACCGCTGGCTCAACCTGATGGCCAGGGTGCCGCGAAAGGCGATACCGCGAATCCTGCTGCGGGCCTTCCAGGGCATCGGCGGCCTTGCCCTGCGCCGGCGCTATGCGGCGGGCGGGCAGGCCCTGGCGGCAGGGATGTACGCCGGGGTGCTGCGGGCCGGCATTCCCGTGTGGACCGATTCGCCCGTCACCGACCTGGTCCTCGAGGGCGATCGGGTGACCGGCGCGGTAGTGAAACGGGACAACGCCGAGGTCACCGTGACGGCCCGCCGCGGTGTGGTGCTGGCCGCGGGCGGGTTCGACCACCAGATGAGCTGGCGGCACAAATTCCAGTCCGAATCCCTTGGCGAGCACGCCAGCCTGGGCGCCGAGGGCAACACCGGCGACGGCATCAGGCTTGCACAAGACGCCTGCGGGGCCGACATCGGCCTGATGGACCAGGCCTGGTGGTTCCCCGCCTTCGCCCCACTACCCGGTGGCGACCCGACCGTCATGCTCGCCGAACGATCTCTCCCGGGCTGTCTCCTGGTGGACCAGACCGGCAGTCGCTTCATCAACGAGGCCATGGACTACATGTCCTTCGGTCAGAAGGTGCTCGAACGCGAACGCGCTGCCAACCCGATCGAAGACATGTGGATGATCTTCGATCAGCAGTATCGGAACAGCTATGTCCTTGCCGCGGAACTGTTTCCGCGGATGCCGATTCCGCAGACCTGGTACGACGCCGGAATCGCACACCGCAGTGACGACCTGGCTTCGCTGGCGCGAGGGATGGGTGTGGACCCGCAGAATCTGGTGTCCACCATGGATCGCTTCAACACCCTGGCGCGGTCGGGAGTCGACGCCGACTTCGGCCGTGGCGCCAGCGCGTACGACCGCTACTACGGTGATCCCACCGTCACCCCGAATCCGAACCTGCGACCGCTGGAAGCTGGCCCGTACTACGCCGTCAAGGTCGTGCTCAGCGACCTGGGCACCTGCGGTGGCCTGCGCGCCGATGCGCTGGGACGGGTTCTGCGCGAGGACGCCTCGGTGGTCGAGGGGCTCTACGCGATCGGCAACACCGCCGCCAACACCTTCGGCGCCAGCTATCCCGGCGCAGGTGCCACCATCGGGCAGGGCCTGGTGTTCGGGTACATCGCGGCGCATCACGCCGCGGGCCGCACCGCCTGAAATTCGGACGTACGGGTCGGTGCGTGGGACGAGGACTACCTGGCCGTCGGCAGCCCGCTCGAACGGAAGCGTCAACGCATGGACGAGGCCGTGGCCGCGATGCGCAGGGTGTGGGCCCAAGAACATGTACGCGACTTCTGGGACCAGGAGATCGTCGCCACCGGACCCGCGTCCTCCTACGTGACGGCCCCCTCCGCAGGGACATTGAACTGCGGAGCATCCGCCCTCCGAGCCGCGGTGAACGGCGCGCGCGAAGCCGGTCTCGACGAACTCCGGCTCATCCCGACAACCTCGGACCCCGATGAGATCGATCGAGCGCGCGAGGTGCTCGGCATCTGACCCGGGGTCAGGTTGCGCCGTCTGAGTTCTCGGCGGCGATGCGTCGCTCCACCTCATACCAGTACTCCCGCACCGGGTATTCGATGTTCTGCACACCCGTCTCGGCCAGGTGCTCCTCCACGGCGTCAAGATCCTTGATCATCCGCAGTGCGAGTTCGCGTTCGGACGCGTAATAGCGCTCCGACCATTGCAGGGCCATCCCCGCGTAGGACCAGGCCGGTTGGTCCGCGGTCCATCGGGCCTCGGTGGCGGCGGCCTTATGCATCTTGTCCGCGTAGTCGGCATGCTCAACCAGGACCTCGCGCAGGCGACCCGGTTTCATCAAGTGGCCCAGCATGACCCGCAGCACCGGATTGTGCTTGAGCGTCGGGGGCTCGACGGCCTCTTCGTTGGCCCACCGCGTGACCGCGGTCATTCCCTCGGGAGTGATCTTGTACATCCGCCGACTGCGCGCGCCCGCGTCCACGCGCGAACTCACCAGGCCGAGTCGCTCCAGGCGCTTCAGTTCGGAGTAGATCTGGCTGTACGCCGGGCTCGAATAGAAGAACTGGATGGCCCAGTTGATCCACTTCTTGATGTCGTAGCCGGAGAGTTCATCACCGCCGGAAAGCATGCCCAGCAACGCCCACCCGGTGGGCGACACACTCAGCTCACCATGTGAGGAGTCGGCGGCATCTGTCACTCGCCAAGGCTAGCAACCGATGGCCGAGGGCAGGGCCCTGCAACCGCTGACCGGGAGGTCAGGCTTGCGCGACGGGCCTGTCACCGCCGACAGTGCACAGGAACCTTCGCATCCGTGGACCCGAGGAGTGGTATGTCCGGCACAGCGCAGACCCCCGGTGATCGCCGTGGCTGACTTCGATGCGGTCGTCGACGTCGTTGTCGCCGGGTCAGGTGGTGGCATCGCGGGCGCCTACACCGCGGCCCGAGAGGGGCTTTCGGTGCTGCTGGTGGAGGCCACCGATCAGTTCGGCGGCACCACCGCGTACTCCGGCGGGGGCGGAATGTGGTTCCCGTGCAACCCGGTACTGCAACGCGCGGGAAGCGACGACACCCTGGAGGCGGCCCTCACGTACTTCCACGCCGTCGTCGGCGACCGCACTCCTCGCGACCTGCAGGACACCTACGTTCTGGGTGGCGCGCCGTTCATCGACTATCTGGAGAAGGACTCGGCCTTCGAGTTCATGGTGCTGCCCTGGCCGGACTACTACGGCAGCGCGCCGGGCGCCCGCAACGACGGCTACCGGCACACCATCCCGGTGCCCCTCCCCGACTCCGCACTCGGCCGATACCGCGGCCTGGTGCGGGGGCCACTGGACACCGAGCGACTCGGCGCGCCCGCCCCCGATCTCCTGTCGGGCGGCCGCGCCCTGGTGGGACGATTCCTGGCCGCGCTCGACAAACTCCCCCACGCCGACTGCCGGCGCAACGCCCCGCTCACCGAACTGATCGTCGAGGACGGTGCTGTGGTCGGCGCGGTGATCGAACAGGACGGGAGCCCTGTGCGGGTACAGGCCCGGCGCGGCGTCCTGCTGGCTTCCGGGGGCTTCGAGCAGAACGCCGCGATGCGGGCCCAGTACCGGGTCCCCGGCAGTGCCGAGGACACCATGGGCGCGCCGCAGAACACCGGGATGGCACACCAGGCCGCCATGGCGGTCGGCGCTGACACCGATCTGATGGACCAGGCGTGGTGGTCCCCGGGTATGACCCACCCCGACGGCCGCTCGGCGTTCGCGCTGTGGTTCACCGGCGGCATCTTCGTCAACCAGGACGGTCGCCGCTTCGTCAACGAGTCGGCCCCCTACGACCGCATCGGCCGCGAGGTGATCCGACAGATCGAGGCCGGTCAGACGACGCTGCCGTTCTGGATGGTCTACGACAACCGGGCCGGTGACATTCCTCCCGTCGGTGCCACGAACGTGTCGATGGTCGACGCCGCGCAGTACCGCGAGGCTGGCCTGTGGCACACCGCCGACACCCTCGGTGAACTCGCCGAGGCCATTGGGGTTCCGGCGGCGAACCTGGAAGCGACGATCCAACGGTTCAACACGCTGGCCGCCGACGGTGTCGACACTGACCTGGGCCGCGGCGACGAACCCTACGATCGGGTCTTCACCGATGGTGCTTCACCGCTGGTCCCCATCGACACCCCGCCGTATCACGCTGCGGCTTTCGGCCTTTCGGACCTCGGCACCAAGGGTGGTCTGCGCACCGACACCCATGCCCGGGTGCTCAACCGCGACGGCTCCCCCATCCCGGGGTTGTACGCGGCCGGCAACACCATGGCTGCGGTCAGCGGCACCACCTATCCCGGCGGCGGAAATCCGATCGGCGCCTCAATGTTGTTCAGCCACTTGGCCGCACTCGACATGGCGGCCGGAAACACCCCGTGAGCAGTCCACT
The DNA window shown above is from Mycolicibacterium confluentis and carries:
- a CDS encoding SDR family NAD(P)-dependent oxidoreductase translates to MRISDKVFVVTGAGNGMGREVALGLSRRGAHVAAVDLDQDGLTVTAERARATGMRMSTHVLNITDPEAVAALPAHVIDFHGQVDGLVNIAGIAQRFALFADLEADHADRVMAVNYTGTVQMCRAFLPVLVLRPEANITNMSSLSALVPFASQVLYSASKGAVKQFSEGLDGELADTNVRVVTVFPGNVSTNLAQNSGVEMLDAGGRRVLATTPEVAGRRIVEGIAKNRYRVIIGADAHALYTLSRIAPRRTTRLVAKQIKSVL
- a CDS encoding alpha/beta hydrolase is translated as MTGAHRPTLDPDAAARVASFGPPTPIRERGLQAVREAIESAPPPADMPSMAEISDTTVPGPGGPIPVRIYRPTPADGPAPVIVHLHGGGLVMGSNRSFEPLARALAAASGAVVVAVDYRLAPENPPPAQFEDALAVTRWVAAESDSYGWDAGKLVLCGDSAGGGIAAAVALQLRDHGGPAIFAQVLMYPGLDRDMAAPSVLALPDAPMLLHDDIVYMHDLADVGAGAPHDVRRVPAYARDLTGLPQAIVVTAELDPIHSWGERYAERLRYAGVQTTITRYPGIYHGFLMRSEATARGRLAMAETGALLRAKFANPLPF
- a CDS encoding 3-ketosteroid-delta-1-dehydrogenase, whose translation is MNDPQNLTVDLLVVGSGTGMAAALAAHELGLSTLILEKTAYVGGSTARSGGAFWMPANPILAESGSDDTLAAGHTYMDAVVGDAAPLDRAHAFVDNGAATIEMLRRMTPMKFLWAKEYSDYHPEAPGGSALGRTCECRPFNTAVLGPELARLRPGVMKSSFPMPVTGADYRWLNLMARVPRKAIPRILLRAFQGIGGLALRRRYAAGGQALAAGMYAGVLRAGIPVWTDSPVTDLVLEGDRVTGAVVKRDNAEVTVTARRGVVLAAGGFDHQMSWRHKFQSESLGEHASLGAEGNTGDGIRLAQDACGADIGLMDQAWWFPAFAPLPGGDPTVMLAERSLPGCLLVDQTGSRFINEAMDYMSFGQKVLERERAANPIEDMWMIFDQQYRNSYVLAAELFPRMPIPQTWYDAGIAHRSDDLASLARGMGVDPQNLVSTMDRFNTLARSGVDADFGRGASAYDRYYGDPTVTPNPNLRPLEAGPYYAVKVVLSDLGTCGGLRADALGRVLREDASVVEGLYAIGNTAANTFGASYPGAGATIGQGLVFGYIAAHHAAGRTA
- a CDS encoding Rieske 2Fe-2S domain-containing protein, translating into MTSLQPDGVEEVRQIEAQAAPTRYARGWHCIGLTRDLGDGKPHAISAFGGKLVVFRGEDGKINVLDAYCRHMGGDLSDGEVKGNEVACPFHDWRWGGDGRCKQIPYSRRVPKLARTATWPTLEQDGMLFVWNDPEKKAPPADVTIPRIEGVGTDQWTDWHWYTTTVHTNCREIIDNVVDMAHFFYIHGGLPTGFKNIFEGHVATQYYKSEARPDLGSGEGAEILGTTSVASYYGPSFMIDDLTYHYEHGDQRTVLLNCHYPIDANSFVLQYGITVEKSEAVPEDIAMQIATALGDFVKMGFEQDVAIWKRKARIDNPLLCEEDGPVYQLRRWYEQFYVDAADVTPDMVDRFEFEIDTTRPREAWMKEVEDNLAAGRLPRLVGVNK
- a CDS encoding SDR family NAD(P)-dependent oxidoreductase; its protein translation is MSALEVFGGGVAVITGAGAGIGAGLARHAHRLGMSLVLADVDAAAVALLRDEVIAAGGSAVDVVCDVRDPEAVAELAERTYRDIGPVRLLVNNAGVEQFGYLWDTPVSNWNRVMDINVSGVFHGVRAFLPKMLAEPSQSWVWNLSSIGGVAAVPLQAPYIISKHAVLALTECLRLEVQLAGHDDHVHVQAVLPGAVKSNIFEAAGGVDADSAGTAVSAAESQREAMLDIKAAAMDPVEAAEVVFEQAAEGAFYLLTQPEYVSTAMADRAQVLTTQVPPQLRTTQRFDPDKH
- a CDS encoding polyketide cyclase translates to MSNEITLSEAQEFIARFWYHYDQGQFDVLATFVADEMEYLSRSDSGNCPFEELLAAELHGGADTLAWLKQHRDENPYPLRHHATNIFRTGSEGDVTSVRFYLYVNQVTNNVPFDVSSGVVTAGIRRGEHGLVFTSLTVLLDAEDSIPFAEHRAKTAAAAGA
- a CDS encoding nuclear transport factor 2 family protein; translation: MSDPTEPTTWDEIEAVRQLKARYFRHLDTKDWEAWRDLFADDVVGTFDNAVATEGADAAGQTWVGVDELVTSIRGVLEGCTTVHHGHTPEIVLESPTTATGIWAMADIVDFPGGHTLTGAGHYHETYTKTAGQWRIQSIHLTRTRMAFTQAEGAHAHLG
- a CDS encoding FAD-binding protein, which encodes MPTSREYDVIVVGFGAAGAAAAIEAADRGARVLVLDRGYGGGATAYSGGIVYAGAGTAEQRAGGYEDSVENMRAYLEQEVTGAVKPETLMRFCEQSPGLIDWLKAQGVEFRGGTVPSYKTSYPTDDNYLYYSGNEKAYPYADHAQPAPRGHRVLAPGMSSGRVLFEHLRDSALAKGVQFIPLAHVDSLIQDEDGRVTGVRYTVLNTKHRNARRHRRINKATGKLGTWMPSVVAGAVDRGERLRAEASVRAEARAGAVILAAGGFINNRDWVKRYAPEFLKISPLGTVGDDGTGIRLGLDAGGVTDKMGNVTAWRFLSPPSAFLEGLTVGADGRRIVNEDLYGATHGNVMMREFGGTGWAIYDAATWRKIKAQIKDQTHVFQRLQIWYLRSIGHKKAASIEGIAEKNGIDVTGLRKTVDEYNRGIDSGAGDPAHKDPSLCPSLERGPFYSINISADSSLFYPIPGLTLGGLVVDEDTGAVVHRDGGVVPGLYAAGRNAVGVCSNSYVSGLSISDCVFGGRRAGADAVTR